In Gigantopelta aegis isolate Gae_Host chromosome 6, Gae_host_genome, whole genome shotgun sequence, the following are encoded in one genomic region:
- the LOC121376155 gene encoding uncharacterized protein LOC121376155: protein MVSTENYDILCDLSSVCLGDLSKNRRLMDIKRGRGYLKTIDSLAQEQWTAYGKTPLLAARVRDLRLGPVEAKDRYSTDSQGHDHKVLLGDKASKISASPFPNKTLAANSPGFTGVPQDKANGYSSQRIKGTSKVGRTDYFNTWGSREWDYEDKLVPENYPRIVMPKQGIMMSRVAKNKHNRRFRTKTDFRSRNGTIGIITPQKPVPFVEQAGNISVVESFDPETLKREKTYLMLKRIDQLLHPNRVFKADVTSSELEVHSTVSSLTDSMEDTNILCSLNNMCSLNNMPSRRKTFLQNGLNKRLKTKEYFNSHSCPSFLSAIVQKFGKSEVDSYYKCEQWVERCFVDSPSKSAN, encoded by the coding sequence ATGGTATCGACTGAAAATTATGACATTCTCTGTGATCTGTCGTCTGTTTGTCTTGGGGACCTTTCGAAAAACAGACGCCTCATGGATATCAAGCGGGGACGTGGCTATCTTAAGACAATCGACAGTTTAGCACAGGAACAATGGACTGCATACGGCAAAACACCATTACTGGCAGCTAGGGTACGCGATTTACGTTTGGGGCCGGTAGAAGCCAAGGATAGATATTCCACAGATTCACAAGGGCATGATCATAAAGTTTTACTTGGTGACAAAGCATCCAAAATAAGTGCATCGCCTTTTCCTAACAAAACACTAGCTGCTAATTCTCCTGGATTCACTGGTGTTCCACAAGATAAAGCAAATGGATACTCCAGTCAAAGGATTAAGGGAACAAGCAAGGTTGGTCGTACAGACTATTTCAATACATGGGGGTCGAGGGAATGGGATTACGAGGACAAACTGGTCCCTGAAAACTATCCAAGGATCGTCATGCCGAAGCAGGGAATCATGATGAGTCGTGTGgcgaaaaacaaacataatcgTCGGTTTCGAACCAAGACCGATTTCCGATCGCGAAATGGAACCATCGGAATAATAACTCCCCAAAAACCTGTGCCTTTCGTTGAACAAGCAGGAAATATTAGTGTTGTGGAAAGCTTCGACCCGGAGACCCTAAAACGCGAGAAGACGTACCTGATGCTCAAAAGAATAGACCAACTCTTGCACCCCAATCGTGTTTTCAAAGCAGACGTCACGTCGTCAGAGCTAGAAGTGCATTCGACTGTTTCGAGTCTCACCGATTCGATGGAggatacaaacattttgtgtagtttaaacaatatgtgtAGTTTAAACAATATGCCATCAAGAAGGAAAACATTTCTGCAAAATGGACTTAACAAACGACTGAAaactaaagaatattttaacagCCATAGTTGCCCGTCCTTTCTTTCGGCAATAGTTCAAAAGTTTGGAAAATCTGAAGTTGATAGTTACTACAAATGCGAGCAGTGGGTGGAAAGATGTTTTGTGGATTCTCCCAGCAAGTCGGCTAATTAA
- the LOC121375955 gene encoding uncharacterized protein LOC121375955: protein MILMIQWLCLLQTMCALCLVCVNGTHPPMRLQVEKICKDWAILTWHPTTATHKPLVKCDVIYRPFFSKTAKVVSVLPDYERTIKLVNLLDNLFYICYLDCEGSRSNNVTFKTGSICYDSWGEHLSRNNSTDDDVHSTPTMLEDSGIAQSTIDMILGIIFGLLGTCIVGAAAYYFWRNYRRRQRILRLFRQPHIDPFESLQNNMEDSSIVQL, encoded by the exons ATGATCTTGATGATCCAGTGGTTGTGTCTGTTGCAGACAATGT GTGCTTTGTGCTTGGTATGTGTAAATGGAACACATCCTCCAATGCGTCTGCAGGTTGAGAAGATTTGTAAGGACTGGGCCATATTGACTTGGCATCCAACAACTGCTACCCACAAACCACTTGTCAAGTGTGATGTCATATATCGGCCATTCTTCTCAAAGACAGCTAAAGTTGTCTCGGTATTACCCGACTATGAGAGAACCATAAAACTAGTTAACCTTTTGGacaatttattttacatatgttaCCTGGACTGCGAGGGTTCCAGATCTAACAATGTTACTTTCAAAACag GTTCTATTTGTTATGACTCGTGGGGTGAACATTTATCGAGAAACAACAGTACAGATGATGATGTACACAGCACGCCGACCATGTTGGAAGATTCTGGTATTGCTCAGTCCACTATTGACATGATTCTCGGAATCATCTTCGGTTTGCTGGGCACATGTATCGTCGGTGCGGCTGCTTACTATTTCTGGAGAAACTACAGGAGACGACAAAGAATTTTACGACTTTTTAG ACAGCCACATATAGATCCCTTTGAATCGCTACAGAACAACATGGAAGATTCCTCTATTGTCCAGCTTTGA
- the LOC121375321 gene encoding plasminogen receptor (KT)-like, translated as MGSIIGKPMDENMKKQQEFMLQTQRLLLERQIQMQNQMREKMMAMQMGRARDMFMWFSSFYAVTAVLCIIGARHRRGAVIPLLPLTFILGYQYDLAYGNKMMRIRAEADRILDDEALMLEMPHGLPTYSTIEAGRLDQKDKERLTKSNDLFL; from the exons ATGGGGAGCATTATTGGAAAACCAATGGACGAAaacatgaaaaaacaacaagaattcATGCTGCAAACACAACGGCTTTTG cttgAACGTCAAATTCAGATGCAGAATCAGATGCGTGAGAAGATGATGGCTATGCAGATGGGACGCGCTCGTGACATGTTCATGTGGTTTAGCTCATTCTATGCAGTAACTGCGGTCTTGTGTATCATAgg AGCCCGTCACAGACGAGGTGCCGTAATTCCACTTTTACCGTTGACATTTATCCTTGGCTACCAATACGACTTGGCTTACGGCAATAAGATGATGAGAATCCGAG ctGAAGCTGATCGTATTCTTGACGATGAAGCTCTTATGTTGGAGATGCCTCATGGACTTCCGACGTATTCCACTATTGAGGCAGGAAGACTCGATCAGAAAGACAAAGAAAGACTCACCAAAAGCAATGACTTatttttatag